A portion of the Ricinus communis isolate WT05 ecotype wild-type chromosome 10, ASM1957865v1, whole genome shotgun sequence genome contains these proteins:
- the LOC8259359 gene encoding transcription initiation factor IIB-2, whose amino-acid sequence MGDAYCSDCKRQTEVVFDHSAGDTVCSECGLVLESHSIDETSEWRTFANESGDNDPVRVGGPTNPLLADGGLSTVIAKPNGASGEFLSSSLGRWQNRGSNPDRGLILAFKTIATMSDRLGLVATIKDRANEIYKKVEDQKSSRGRNQDALLAACLYIACRQEDKPRTVKEICSVANGATKKEIGRAKEYIVKQLGLETGQSVEMGTIHAGDFMRRFCSNLGMNNQAMKAAQEAVQKSEEFDIRRSPISIAAAVIYIISQLSDDKKLLRDISHATGVAEGTIRNSYKDLYPHVSKIIPSWYAKEEDLKNLCSP is encoded by the exons ATGGGAGACGCGTATTGTTCAGATTGCAAGAGGCAAACGGAGGTGGTGTTTGATCACTCGGCGGGTGACACGGTGTGTTCGGAGTGTGGGTTAGTACTAGAATCACATTCGATTGATGAAACGTCAGAGTGGAGAACATTCGCAAATGAATCAGGGGATAATGATCCTGTGCGTGTCGGTGGACCCACGAATCCGTTGTTAGCTGATGGTGGTCTTTCTACCGTTATTGCTAAACCTAATGGTGCTTCTGGAGAGTTCTTATCTTCTTCCTTAGGTAGATGGCAAAATAGAGGTTCTAATCCTGATCGTGGTCTGATTTTGGCTTTTAAAACTATTGCTACCATGTCTGATAG GTTGGGCCTTGTTGCTACTATCAAG GATCGGGCTAATGAGATCTATAAAAAGGTGGAAGATCAAAAGTCCAGTAGAGGAAGAAATCAGGATGCCTTATTGGCTGCTTGCCTCTACATTGCTTGTCGACAAGAAGACAAGCCACGAACTGTAAAGG AAATTTGCTCTGTCGCCAATGGAGCCACAAAGAAGGAAATTGGCCGAGCAAAAGAATACATAGTGAAACAATTGGGACTGGAGACAGGTCAGTCAGTGGAGATGGGAACAATACATGCTGGGGATTTCATG AGGCGTTTTTGTTCGAACCTTGGCATGAATAATCAAGCAATGAAAGCTGCCCAAGAAGCCGTGCAGAAGTCAGAAGAGTTCGACATAAG GAGGAGTCCTATATCAATCGCAGCAGCAGTCATTTATATTATAAGTCAGCTTTCAGATGACAAGAAACTTCTTCGAG ACATCTCACATGCCACTGGAGTTGCAGAGGGCACAATAAGGAATTCTTACAAGGACCTCTACCCCCATGTTTCCAAGATAATTCCAAGCTGGTACGCCAAAGAAGAGGATCTCAAGAATCTTTGCAGTCCATAA